The genomic region CGTGTTGTGCCGGTGCGACGCGGTGCGCCAGGGAACCGTCGATCGGCTGGCGGAGGCGAGCCCCGCGCCGGGAATCGTCCGCACCGCGCCCGACCCTGCCGCCGGATGCATCCTCCTCGCCGCCAAACAACTCGCCCTGTAACGCCCCCTGGCGGTCTGTTGAAGAAGGGGACAGGCCCGCTCGCGGCTTGCTGCCGGCGGGGGATTTGTCGGCATTGGTCCGCGGCCCCTGGCGTCCCCTGCGGGGAAATCATCCGAACCGCACCGCGGTCCCCCCGGTGCGCGGTTTGTCGCAGCCGGTCGTCTCGGGGATGGTCAGCGGCAGTTGCAGTTGATGCCGCACCGCGAGCCAAGCGAAGCATTCCGCTTCGAGCGTGTCGGGGTTCAGCCCGAATTCGCTGACGGTGCGAACCTGTCCGAAGCGGTCGGCGAGCATCCGCATCAGCACCGGATGATGGACTCCGCCGCCGGTGACCCAGGTCCGCACGGGCATCTGCGGCAGTTTCTGCACGGCGCGGTAGATCGCTTCGACGGTGACTGCACACAACGTCGCGGCTCCGTCCTCGACTCCCAGGTGCGAGACGTCCACGTGGTCGAAGTCGAACCGGTCGGCGCTCTTGGGGAGCGGCTGTTGAAAGAAGGGAGTCGCCAGAGCCGCTTCCAGGGTCTCTTCGTCCACTTCGCCCGCCAGGGCGAGGTGGCCGTCGCGGTCGTGCGGCATGTCGGCCATGGTTTGGGCCCACTCGTCGATGAGCCCGCACCCGGGGCCCGAGTCGCCGGCGATGATCTCGTTCTGCTCGCCCAGCCAGGTCACGTTGGCGACGCCTCCCAGGTTGAGCACAAGCGTGGGCCGCTTCTCCTTGCTGAACAGCGCCCGGTGGAACATGGCCACCAGCGGCGCCCCTTGGCCCCCCGCGGCGATGTCGCAGCGACGAAAGTCGTTGACCACCGGCAGGTCCAACTCCCGTGACAGCGTCCACGGGTTGCCGATCTGCAGCGTCAGTCGCTGCGCCGGCACGTGCCGCACCGTGTGGCCGTGGAAGCCCACGATCTTCACCTTGGCGGCCGCCTTGGGCTGCGAGGCCAGCAGCTCCTTCACGGCCCGAACATGCAGCGCGGTTATCTCGGCCTCGATCCGCAGCAGCTCGACCAGCGGGACGTCGTATTGCGACGCCTCGAGCAGCCGCAACCGCAGTTCCTCCTCGTACGGCAGGGTCAACCCGCCGAGAAAGCCGATCTGGTTTTCGCCGTCGGTGTCCAGCAGAGCGGCGTCGACGCCGTCGCCCGAGGTTCCGCTCATCAACCCGACTGCGATGGTTGCCATGACGATTTGATCCGTACAGGAGGCGAGCGACGCGGAGGTCCCGGCGGCGAGCCCCGCCGGCCGGGGGGCCAAGGTAGCTTAGTATGCACCGCTCCGGGGGGAAGAAACGATTGCGAGGTTATCTCTCGATTATGCGCAGACGAACCGGATTCCGTAAGCTACACTGAGAGTCGGAGTCGCTTTTGCGCAAGCTCGCGATCCGACCTTCGATCAGTCCCCTCTCAGGGCCTGCCAGCATGAGCGGAATCAATTACCTGCGACGCGTCGCCGTGCTCGTCGAGACCGACGACAGTTGGGGCTGCAGCGTCATTCGGGGCATCTACGATTATTCCCAAAATCAGGGGAATTGGAACCTGCTGATCGGGCCCAGCGATCACGATCAGCGCCCCTCGCTCCCCGAACGGTGGGCCGGCGACGGGGTCATCGCGCGGCTTGCCACCCGGTTGCAGGTCGACCAGGTCCTCGGCCGCGGGCTGCCGGTCGTCAACGTCGACACGCTGTTCGACGGTCAGGCGGGCGTGGCCGACGTCGTCACCGACGATCGCGCCCGGGCTCAGCAGGCGTTCGACCACTTCCGCGAACGGGGGTTCGAGAACTTCGCTTACTTCGCCCCGCCGAACATCCGCTACTCGAGCCGCCGCGGCGACGAGTTCGAACGGATCGTCCGCGAGTCGAATCGCCAGTGCCACGTCTACAAGCCGGGCTACCGCAACGATCGCAAGATCAGTTGGACCGAACAGCAGCGGCGCGTGACGCGGTGGCTGGCGTCGCTGCCGCGGCCGACGGCGATCTTTGCGGTCGACGCCCAGCGCGGGCGGCAGTTGGCCGAGATCTGTCAGATGACCGCCGTGCGGGTCCCCGACGACGTGGCGATCCTCGCCGGCGACACCGACGACCTGATGTGCGAAGTCTGCACGCCGCCGCTTTCCAGCGTGGCGGTCGCCGGGCGGCGGATCGGGTACGAGGCGGCCGCGGCGCTCGACCGGATGATGCACGGCGAACCGGCCCCGGCCCGCCCGCTGAAGATCCCCCCCAA from Pirellulales bacterium harbors:
- a CDS encoding XylR family transcriptional regulator — translated: MSGINYLRRVAVLVETDDSWGCSVIRGIYDYSQNQGNWNLLIGPSDHDQRPSLPERWAGDGVIARLATRLQVDQVLGRGLPVVNVDTLFDGQAGVADVVTDDRARAQQAFDHFRERGFENFAYFAPPNIRYSSRRGDEFERIVRESNRQCHVYKPGYRNDRKISWTEQQRRVTRWLASLPRPTAIFAVDAQRGRQLAEICQMTAVRVPDDVAILAGDTDDLMCEVCTPPLSSVAVAGRRIGYEAAAALDRMMHGEPAPARPLKIPPNGVIARQSTDILAIDDDTVVRALRFIQSHAFRDIVVKDILRELPISRRSLEIQFRKYLGRSPAEEIRRVRLEKGRELLANTDMSIGEIATASGFANGTRFGVAFRKKYGMAPLAFRKTVSRP
- a CDS encoding anhydro-N-acetylmuramic acid kinase, yielding MATIAVGLMSGTSGDGVDAALLDTDGENQIGFLGGLTLPYEEELRLRLLEASQYDVPLVELLRIEAEITALHVRAVKELLASQPKAAAKVKIVGFHGHTVRHVPAQRLTLQIGNPWTLSRELDLPVVNDFRRCDIAAGGQGAPLVAMFHRALFSKEKRPTLVLNLGGVANVTWLGEQNEIIAGDSGPGCGLIDEWAQTMADMPHDRDGHLALAGEVDEETLEAALATPFFQQPLPKSADRFDFDHVDVSHLGVEDGAATLCAVTVEAIYRAVQKLPQMPVRTWVTGGGVHHPVLMRMLADRFGQVRTVSEFGLNPDTLEAECFAWLAVRHQLQLPLTIPETTGCDKPRTGGTAVRFG